The DNA region CGGGCCCGCCGTGAGGGCCACGATGGAACCCGCCTTGTCCACCCGGACCTCCCAGGGGCGGCATAAATTCACCATCCTGGCCACCGGGCCCGCGCATGCCACGTCCGCGTCCCGGTCCTTGACCGGGGCCACCCGGAGGTGGCGGGAAGTTTCCCTGACCGCCGTCAAAGCGCGGCGGAAGTTGCCCACCCTGGGGCGGTGGCGGCAGTTCGCCGCCGGCTGGCGGCGGGGGTGGCGCCACGTTCGTGTCCGCCGGCGGGGGTGGCGGATTGTCCTGCGCGGACGCCGTCCCGGCGAACGTCATCACGCTGGCCGCGATGACGGCCGCGAACACCGCGATCCGCTTCGTCGTTTCTATCGCTCGTTTCATGGCTTATGCCCTCCTTCATCGGTTGTGCCTGTTGGCTGACACGGGAACTGTGCCACGCGAACATGAACACACAAGGCAGATTTTCATGAACAAACTGTAATCTTTGGCCGCCGGGCGCCGGTGCTATACTCGGATTTGTATGAGAGTGTTGGTTGTAGAAGACGAAAAACGCATACTCCAGTTCGTGACAAAGGGATTGGAGGAGGCGGGTTTTTCGGTCGATTCGTGTGAGACGGGCGACGACGGACTTTTTCGCGCGACCTCGCAGTCCTACGACGCGATTGTGCTCGATATTATGCTGCCGGGACGCGACGGATTGAGCGTGCTGCGCCAGCTTCGCGAGAAAAAGAACTCCGTGCCGGTCATCCTGTTGACCGCGCGCACGGCGCTGGACGAACGCGTCGAGGGCCTCAACCTTGGTGCGGACGACTATCTCACCAAACCGTTCTACGTGGAAGAACTGATCGCGCGGTTGCACGCGCTGGGCCGACGCTCGACGGGCCAATCGCTGACTGTACTGCAAGCCGGTAGCTTCGTCGTCAACCTGGTCACGCGCGAGGTGAAGAACAACGGAGCGGACGTACGGCTGACGGCGCGCGAGTTCGCATTGCTCGAATACCTGATGCGGTCGCCGGGCCGCGTGTTTTCGCGCACGCAAATCCTCGAACACGTCTGGGGCTACGACTTCGATCCGAACACCAACCTCGTTGATGTTCACATTCAGCGCCTTCGCAAGAAACTCGGCGCGGCGGCCGATTCGCTGATCGAGACGATACGCGGCGTCGGGTACCGGTTTAAGAAAATATAGGCGAACCAGCCGTGAAGCGTTTTGGATTTCGGATATCGGGTCTTGGAATG from Candidatus Hydrogenedentota bacterium includes:
- a CDS encoding response regulator transcription factor, translating into MRVLVVEDEKRILQFVTKGLEEAGFSVDSCETGDDGLFRATSQSYDAIVLDIMLPGRDGLSVLRQLREKKNSVPVILLTARTALDERVEGLNLGADDYLTKPFYVEELIARLHALGRRSTGQSLTVLQAGSFVVNLVTREVKNNGADVRLTAREFALLEYLMRSPGRVFSRTQILEHVWGYDFDPNTNLVDVHIQRLRKKLGAAADSLIETIRGVGYRFKKI